Genomic window (Bacillota bacterium):
CCACCTGCCGGTCGACCAGGATGGCGACGAGCATCGTCCCGAAGGCCACCGGGGCGAGGTAGCCCGAGACGGTGTTGACCGCCCCGGCGAGAAAGGCCGTGACGACGATGATGATCCCGAGCATCATCATCGCCGACTCGTCTTCCCAGGCCTTGCGGGCCATGGCGTAGAGGTAGAGGCCGATGGCGGCCATCAGGATGGCGGCCATCATCGCCGAACCGACGTAGTAACTCAGGTCGAAGCCCTGCCGGAGGACGCCGAGGTCCTGGAGGATGACCAGGTCCTCCTGAGTGACGATGGTGCCATCATGGACGACCCGCTCCCCGCGGAGGATCCTGACCGGCTCGACCGAATCCATCGCTTCCTGCCGCCGCAGCCGGGTCTCGTTCTCATTGAGGGCCATGTTCGGCCGGAGCACCATCTTGGCCAGTTCGGAAACGAAGAGCCGATCGGTCGCGGGCAGCTGTAGGGCGGCGACCTCGTTGTCGGCCTGTCGTTTGGCGGTATCCAGGGTGTCTTCCTTGATCCCCACCTGCATCACCCGGCCGAGGACGTCGCTGGTCCACTTCTCCAGGTTGGCCAGGTTGGCCGGCGAGGTCTTGAGCGCCTGGCTCAGCGTGGCGTCGTCGACGTTGGCGTTGATCTCCGCCCGGAGCTTGTCCAGGCGTTGCTGGGCGGTGAGGGCGGTGTCCGCCCTGAGTTCCCCGATCCTGGCGAACAGCCGGACCACGTCGTTCTTGGCCGCCGCGGCGACCGCCGGGTTGAGCTCATAAACGTCGGGGACGGTGTCCGCCTTCTGCTGCCGCTGCTTGTCCGTCTCCGGCCGGTTGACGATCGCCCTGGGGGCGTCGATGTCTCGCGGCGCCGGTTGCCCGACCTGCAGGGAAACCTTCTCCGGCCGAGCGTGGCCGGCGATGATCACGGTCAGGAGGATAAAGAAGATAACCGCCCAAACGATGCGCCGCTGGGCGGGGTCCGGTAACAGTCGATCGTTCAGGACACGTCGCCATTTCTTGCCGAGGTCATCGAAGGAAGCCAACCGCTTCAGCTCGTTTCTCCCTTAGTTCGACCGGAATCAGGCCCGATCCGGCTCCCCGCTCCGGACGGGCTCGTCCTTGCGCAGTCTATCGAAGACTTCATAGGCTTTGATGATCTTCTGAACCAGCTCATGGCGGACGACGTCGCGGTCGCTGAGGTAGACGAAGGCGATGCCATCGACCCCTTTGAGGACCACCCGGACTTCCTCGAGCCCGGAGAACTTCCCGCGCGGCAGGTCGACCTGAGTGATGTCGCCGGTGACCACGGCCCGGGAGCCGAAGCCAAGCCGGGTCAGGAACATCTTCATCTGCTCCGGGGTCGTATTCTGGGCCTCGTCGAGGATGATGAAGGAGTCGTCCAGCGTCCGGCCGCGCATGTAGGCCAGCGGGGCGACTTCAATCATCCCGCGCTCCATGTACTTCTGAAAGGTGTCCAAGCCGAGGATGTCATAGAGGGCGTCATAGAGGGGCCGCAGGTAAGGGTCGACCTTCTCCTGCAGGTCTCCGGGGAGGAAGCCGAGCTTCTCGCCGGCCTCCACGGCCGGACGGGTGAGGATGATCCGGTTGACTTCTTTGTTCTTGAAGGCCTGGATGGCCGCGGCCATGGCCAGGTAGGTCTTGCCCGTGCCGGCCGGCCCGATCCCGAAGGCCAGGCCGTTGTGGCGGATGGCCTCGATATACTCCTTCTGGCCCAGGGTCTTGGGCTTGATCGGCTTGCCTCGCGTGGTCATGCAGACCACGTCGGAGAAAACATCGCCCAGGTCGGCGTCGTTCCCCTCCTGGGCAAGGCGGATGGCGTACCTGACCTCCCGACCGGAGACGTTCACCCCGGAGCGGAGCAGGTCAAGGAGTTGTCGCAAAAGGGTCGAGACCTTTTCAACGTCCTCGGTCGCCCCGGTGACGACGATTTCGTTCCCCCGGCTGACGATCTTCGCCGGGAAGCCTTCCTCGACCATCTTCAGGTTCTGGTCGAACCGGCCGAACAGGTTCTGGGCCTCGTCGTTACTGAGGATGGGGATCCTGGTCTCGGTCTCTATGTTCTCCAAGACTGGTTTTAGCGACCTCCTAGGCCAGCGATGGCTTGGGCCCCGAAAGGCCGTCTCGCTGGTTACCGGTCAGGGGACGATGGCCTCCGCCCGTCCGATTTCCTCGAGGGTCTCGATGGTCACGCCGACGGAGACCTTGCCTTCGCCGGCCGCGATCACCGGCCGGACGTCGATGATCCTGACTCCCGGTGGGATTCTGGTCATCGCCTGGACGGTAGCGCTCTCCTTGGCCTCCTGTTCGGCAACCTCGGGCGCGACGGTCTCTTCGCCCGTCGTGACCTCGTGAAAGGTTATCCAAGTCAGTTCGACAGGGATCTGGATATTCCTCCAGATGGGCACGGAGCGGTGGGTTTCGGTCCGATCGTAGTCCTGGAAGGGCACGTCGTTCTGGCCTTTGACTATTATTTCCTGCTGGCCGATTTTGATGAGGACCCGGGTCCGGGCGCGGCCGGTCCGGAGGCGGATTACCCTGGTCAGGAAGGCCTCCGCCTGCCCGTGGTACCAGACCCTGGCCCGGATGATCCCGGCGGCATGGACCAACCGGGTCAGAGGGGGGAGCCCCCCCGGTAGCTTGTGCGGCTCGACCAGGCCTAGTTGCTCTTCGGCGGACAGGCCGATGAGGCCGGAGATGAGGATCTGGCCGGCGGTCACGGTCTGCCCCCGGCCGACCAGCGGGACCCCCTTGAGGGCCAGCACTTCCTCGACCAACCCGTCCTTGTTGGCGACGACATGGGCGGGGGGCGTCGCCGGGGCCTCGGCCGGCGGGAGGGCCTTCTCGGCGACGGCCAGGACGGCGCGGGTGCCGTGGATCTCCAGGGCCGCCCAGGAGATCTCGCGGACCTCCAGGACGAGCCCGGTCTCGACGACATGGAAGTCGACCGATCGCTTGAGGACCCCAGGCTTGAGCCCGAGTCTGGCCGCGGCCTGGGTGACCACGTCCAGCGGCAGGGTCTCCAGGCCGGTCACCTCGACGCTCCAGACGAAGGACGACAGGGCGAAGAGACCGACGAGAAACAAAAAAACGCCCACCACCAGGCCCTGGCGATTAAGGACGCGGCGGGCCGAGAAAGGAAGGCCGTGCCGGTCCTCGATGTGGACCAGGACCCGCCCCTTGCGGGCTAGGTGGTGCAGGTCCGCGAAGTTACGGGCCGGAACCTTCATCCACAGGACGTGACGCCCGGCGACGACCTGCCACACTGGAATTCCGGCCTGGACGGCCAGGTTGACCAGCCGCTCCGGACTCTGACCCTCGACCCGGATCGTCAGGTAGCCGATGAGATAGGCAATGACCCTGAAGACGACCATCGCCGACCTCCCCGCCGCCCTGACTAGACCCGGTACTCCAGACCGGTGATCCGGCCGAGGACGATCATCTCCTCGGTCCCGACGCTGCCGATGACCAGGCCTTCGCCGGTCAGGACGAGCTGGCCGGTCTCCAGGCCGACCCTGACCCGGCCGGGGGAATACTCGACCAGGCCCCGGTGGTTCTCCACGACCGCCTGGAGGTTGCCCACCAGGACCACCCGGGGGAGGTCGAGGATGACGTCGCTGGGGAGTTCCAGCAGGTTGGCGAGTTTTTGGCGGAGACGGCGGCTGCGGACGCGGTAGCGGGTCATCCGTTCCTCGATGGCCCGATTCGGCCACGGCCGCCGGCGGTCCTCGGACATCTTCCTACCCCCGCGTGGCGGTTCTCTAGAGCCTATGCCGGGCTGGGCGGCCGCATGACCGGACCGGCCGTCAGCCGTCGCGGGGCCCCCGTCTGTCGTCACGGGTCGTCTCGACAGACGACAAGAAAAAGGCTCATCTCGGTTTTCGACCCCGGATGAGCCCGCTGGTTCATCGCTTCAAGGGGCGCCCTCGCCGCCCCGGCACCTCACCCGAGGGTCTCGCGGACGATCTGGTTGACCAGCTTGCCGTCGGCCCGGCCCTTGACCTTCGGCATCAGGGCGCCCATGACCTTGCCGATGTCCTTGGCCTCCTTCGCCGCGACCTGGGCGATGATCTCCACGACCAGGCTCCTGATCTCGTCGGGGGTCATCTGCTGAGGCATGTACCCGAGGACGATGGCGATCTCTCGTTCGAGGGCGGCCACGGTCTCCGGGCGCTCGGCCTTCTGGTACTCGACGATGGCGTCGCGCCGCTGCTTGACTTCGCGGGCGAGGACCTCGAGGACCTCCTCGTCGGAGAGTTCGTGGCCGCGGTCGATCTCGGCGTTCTTGATCGCCGCCCGGGCCAGTCGGATGACCGACAGTCTTTCCTTGCCTTCCTCGCGGGCCTTCATCGCCGACTTCATGTCCTCGTTGAGCCTTTCTTTCAAGGTCACCGTCGACGCCTCCCTTGCAGGATGCTGAGTTGCCATAATAAAAGCTGGGCCCTCATCGGACCCAGCCGTTACTTGCATTACTTATACCGGCGCTTCCGCGCCGCTTCGGACTTCTTCTTCCGCTTGACGCTAGGCTTCTCGTAGTGCTCGCGCCGGCGCGCCTCAGAGATGACGCCGGCCTTCTGGCATTGGCGCTTGAAACGACGGAGGGCACTCTCCAAAGATTCGTTTTTGCCGAGCTTGACTTCCATGAATATCCCTCCCCTCGTCCAAGTAAGGGTGGGCCCGATCGGCCGCACAGGAAAACTTAACCGGCCCGCGGTGGCTCTTCTCTTCGCAGGCACGCAGAAAGATTATACTATGACCGTTTTTGTTATGTCAATCAATAATCGGGGTGGCAAAAGACTGCTTGTCTAGCCCGGCGGCCAGGCCAAGGCCCGCCCGCCGAGGATATGAAAATGCAGGTGATGGATGGTCTGCCCGGCGTCGGGGCCGTAATTGACGACGACCCGATAGCCGCCGGGAACCAACTTCTCCTTCTTCGCCACCGCGTTGATGACGTCGAAGATGTGCCCGAGGAGATCGGCGTCGTGCTCGGCCAGGTCCCGGACGGAAGCGATGTGTTCCTTGGGGATGACCAGGAAATGTACGGGGGCTCCGGGATTGATGTCCTTGAAGGCCCTGACGTGGTCGTCCTCGTACAGGGTGTCGCTGGGGATCTGGCCGGCGGCGAGCTTGCAGAAAAGGCAGTCTTCCATGTTGTCACCCGTTCTTGGCGGACTTGGCCCCGGTCTTCAAGCTAGAGTATCGGAAGGTGCCGCTCCAATTATTCGATTCTCGGCGGAAAATCCCTTTCTTGGCAAGGAGCTACAAGTGACCGTCATCGCCCACCACCGTCACCGCCCGCGGCGATGCGACCTCCTCGGGGCTCAGGAGCGGGGGCTCACGAGCGGCGGGCAGCCGCGGTCGTGGTGGATGCAGTCGTGGCAGCCGGCGCAGTACCTGATGTCGTTCTCCAGGCCGGCGGCGGCCTTGCGGACCCAGAGCGGGTCGGCCAGCAGGGCGCGGCCGATGGCGACCAGGTCGGCCACCCCGTCTTCGATGATCTGCCGAGCCGTCTCCGGACGGAGCACCCGCCCGACGGCGGTCACCGGCGTCTCCAGTTCGTTGATCCGCAGGACCTGCTTGACTCCCTTGGCGAGGAGCGCCGTCGAACTCAGGGTCGCCCCGGTCGGCTCGGGCGGGGCCGTGCCCCCGGGAAAGCCCGCCGAGACGTGGATGAAGTCCGCTCCGCGTTCGGCGAGGGAGCGGGCGATGACGGCGCCGGCGGAGGCCCGGTTGCCGCCGGCGACATACTCGTCGGCGCTGATCCTCACCCCCACCGGCAGGCCCGAGCCGGCGGCCCGTTTGACGGCGGCCAGGACCTCCAGGGGGAAGCGCATCCGCCCGACGAAGTCGCCGCCGTAGTCGTCTTCCCGGTAGTTGGCGAAGGGGGAGAGGAATTGGTTGATGAGGAAGCCATGGGCGGCGTGGA
Coding sequences:
- a CDS encoding PhoH family protein — its product is METETRIPILSNDEAQNLFGRFDQNLKMVEEGFPAKIVSRGNEIVVTGATEDVEKVSTLLRQLLDLLRSGVNVSGREVRYAIRLAQEGNDADLGDVFSDVVCMTTRGKPIKPKTLGQKEYIEAIRHNGLAFGIGPAGTGKTYLAMAAAIQAFKNKEVNRIILTRPAVEAGEKLGFLPGDLQEKVDPYLRPLYDALYDILGLDTFQKYMERGMIEVAPLAYMRGRTLDDSFIILDEAQNTTPEQMKMFLTRLGFGSRAVVTGDITQVDLPRGKFSGLEEVRVVLKGVDGIAFVYLSDRDVVRHELVQKIIKAYEVFDRLRKDEPVRSGEPDRA
- the yqfD gene encoding sporulation protein YqfD, with the protein product MVVFRVIAYLIGYLTIRVEGQSPERLVNLAVQAGIPVWQVVAGRHVLWMKVPARNFADLHHLARKGRVLVHIEDRHGLPFSARRVLNRQGLVVGVFLFLVGLFALSSFVWSVEVTGLETLPLDVVTQAAARLGLKPGVLKRSVDFHVVETGLVLEVREISWAALEIHGTRAVLAVAEKALPPAEAPATPPAHVVANKDGLVEEVLALKGVPLVGRGQTVTAGQILISGLIGLSAEEQLGLVEPHKLPGGLPPLTRLVHAAGIIRARVWYHGQAEAFLTRVIRLRTGRARTRVLIKIGQQEIIVKGQNDVPFQDYDRTETHRSVPIWRNIQIPVELTWITFHEVTTGEETVAPEVAEQEAKESATVQAMTRIPPGVRIIDVRPVIAAGEGKVSVGVTIETLEEIGRAEAIVP
- the yqfC gene encoding sporulation protein YqfC gives rise to the protein MSEDRRRPWPNRAIEERMTRYRVRSRRLRQKLANLLELPSDVILDLPRVVLVGNLQAVVENHRGLVEYSPGRVRVGLETGQLVLTGEGLVIGSVGTEEMIVLGRITGLEYRV
- a CDS encoding GatB/YqeY domain-containing protein; this encodes MTLKERLNEDMKSAMKAREEGKERLSVIRLARAAIKNAEIDRGHELSDEEVLEVLAREVKQRRDAIVEYQKAERPETVAALEREIAIVLGYMPQQMTPDEIRSLVVEIIAQVAAKEAKDIGKVMGALMPKVKGRADGKLVNQIVRETLG
- the rpsU gene encoding 30S ribosomal protein S21, whose protein sequence is MEVKLGKNESLESALRRFKRQCQKAGVISEARRREHYEKPSVKRKKKSEAARKRRYK
- a CDS encoding histidine triad nucleotide-binding protein, encoding MEDCLFCKLAAGQIPSDTLYEDDHVRAFKDINPGAPVHFLVIPKEHIASVRDLAEHDADLLGHIFDVINAVAKKEKLVPGGYRVVVNYGPDAGQTIHHLHFHILGGRALAWPPG